In Corylus avellana chromosome ca2, CavTom2PMs-1.0, the following proteins share a genomic window:
- the LOC132171721 gene encoding bifunctional 3-dehydroquinate dehydratase/shikimate dehydrogenase, chloroplastic-like, producing the protein MASLPFTVSGLQTSSTGGRSSPTLLCTPLMGTTVDQMLIEMQKAKEIGSDVVEIRLDCLRNFNPRPDLEFLVKQSPLPTLVTYRPVWEGGQYEGDETKRQDALRLAMELGADYIDVELEVAPDFNSSIYGKKPENFKVIVSSHNFHNTPSAEAIGNLVARIQATGADIVKIATTALDITDCARIFQIMVHSQVPTIGIVMGERGLISRLLSPKFGGYLTYGALEAGAISAPGQPTAKDLLDLYNFRFIRPDTKVYGIIGKPVGHSKSPLLFNAAFKSVGLNAVYVHFLVDDVKKFFDTYSTIDWAGCSCTIPHKEAALRCMNEIDPIAKKIGAINNIVRRPDGTLTAFNTDYIGAISAIEDGLRGLNGTHPAVGSPLAGKLFVVLGAGGAGKSLAYGAAQKGARVVVANRTFERAKELADKVGGQAMTLAEVDNFHPEEGMVLANTTSVGMKPKIDEAPISKQSLKHYCLVFDAIYTPKETRLLREARETGAVIVYGTEMLIRQGFEQYKNFTGLPAPEDLFRQLMEKHA; encoded by the exons ATGGCAAGCCTTCCG TTTACGGTGTCCGGTTTGCAAACAAGCAGCACCGGAGGTCGGAGCAGTCCCACGTTGCTATGTACTCCGTTGATGGGAACGACGGTGGATCAAATGCTGATCGAGATGCAAAAGGCTAAGGAGATTGGGTCCGACGTCGTTGAGATCCGCCTTGACTGTTTGAGAAACTTTAATCCTCGCCCAGATCTTGAATTTCTCGTTAAGCAGTCTCCCTTGCCAACTCTTGTCACATACAG ACCAGTTTGGGAAGGTGGTCAGTATGAAGGTGATGAAACTAAGAGGCAGGATGCGCTTCGTTTGGCCATGGAATTGGGAGCTGATTACATTGATGTTGAGCTTGAG GTTGCTCCCGACTTCAACAGTTCAATCTATGGGAAGAAACCTGAGAACTTCAAAGTCATTGTTTCTTCTCACAATTTTCACAATACTCCATCTGCTGAGGCCATTGGCAATCTTGTTGCAAGAATCCAAGCCACAGGAGCTGACATAGTAAAGATTGCAACAACTGCATTGGATATTACAGATTGTGCACGCATTTTTCAGATAATGGTGCATTCTCAA GTGCCGACAATCGGAATTGTAATGGGGGAAAGGGGTTTGATTTCGCGGTTGCTTAGCCCCAAGTTTGGTGGATATCTCACTTATGGTGCACTTGAGGCAGGTGCCATATCAGCTCCAGGTCAACCTACAGCAAAAGATTTGTTGGACTTATACAACTTTAGGTTTATAAGGCCTGATACTAAAGTGTATGGCATTATTGGGAAGCCTGTTGGTCACAGCAAGAGTCCACTTTTGTTCAATGCTGCTTTCAAATCAGTTGGTCTTAATGCAGTTTATGTGCACTTTTTGGTGGATGATGTCAAAAAGTTTTTCGATACCTATTCTACCATTGATTGGGCTGGATGCAG TTGTACAATCCCACATAAGGAGGCTGCTCTGAGGTGCATGAATGAGATTGACCCTATTGCCAAG AAAATTGGAGCTATTAATAACATCGTCCGGCGACCTGACGGAACATTAACTGCTTTCAATACCGACTACATTGGTGCTATTTCTGCGATTGAGGACGGACTACGAGGTTTGAATGGTACACATCCTGCAGTTGGCTCACCTTTAGCTGGAAAATTGTTTGTTGTCTTGGGAGCAGGTGGTGCTGGAAAATCACTTGCCTATGGCGCTGCACAAAAGGGAGCAAGAGTTGTGGTTGCCAATCGTACATTTG AACGAGCTAAAGAGCTGGCTGACAAAGTTGGTGGACAAGCTATGACTCTTGCTGAAGTAGATAACTTCCATCCAGAAGAAGGGATGGTTCTTGCCAACACTACATCTGTGGGAATGAAACCTAAAATAGATGAGGCCCCTATCTCCAAG CAATCTCTGAAACATTATTGCCTAGTCTTTGATGCCATTTACACACCAAAGGAGACCAGACTCTTGAGAGAAGCAAGAGAGACTGGAGCCGTTATTGTGTATGGAACAGAGATGTTGATCCGTCAGGGCTTTGAACAATACAAGAACTTCACTGGTTTGCCTG CCCCAGAAGATTTGTTTAGGCAACTCATGGAGAAGCATGCATAA
- the LOC132171076 gene encoding bifunctional 3-dehydroquinate dehydratase/shikimate dehydrogenase, chloroplastic-like, with translation MTLGSVPLATPDLQIVGGARRSSTLICAPVMAETVDQMLIQARKAKELGADLVEIRLDFLKNFSPRQDLEILIKQSALPTLITYRPKWEGGQYDGDEGKRQTALRLAMELGADYIDVELKVAHDFYNTIQGKKPEKVKIIVSSHNYQNTPSLEEIGNLVVRIQATGADIVKVATTAVDITDSARVFQILVHSQVPMIGIVMGDRGFISRILSAKFGGFLTFGSIEAGVVSAPGQPSIKDLLELYNFRQLGPDTKVHGVIGNPIGHSKSPHLYNPAFKSVNFNGIYLPLLVDNVANFLKTYSSHDFVGYSYTIPHKEAGFNCCDEIDPIAKEIGAISCMIKRPDGRLMGYNVDYLGAIAAIEEGLRASNGASRVSGSPLAGKLFVVMGAGGAGKALAFGGKEKGARVVVANRSYDKAQKLASKVGGQAITLAELENFHPEDGMILANTTSVGMKPKIEDTPLAKQALKHYSLVFDAIYTPKLTRLLREAQESGATIVYGTEMFINQAFVQFEKFSGLPAPKQLIRDTLARNT, from the exons ATGACTCTCGGCAGCGTTCCG TTGGCTACTCCGGATCTTCAAATTGTGGGTGGAGCTCGAAGGAGTTCGACGCTGATATGCGCGCCAGTAATGGCGGAAACAGTTGATCAGATGCTGATTCAGGCAAGAAAGGCCAAGGAACTTGGGGCTGACCTTGTTGAGATTCGATTGGACTTCTTGAAGAACTTCAGTCCAAGACAGGATCTCGAAATCTTGATTAAACAGTCTGCTTTGCCCACTCTTATCACCTACAG ACCAAAATGGGAAGGTGGTCAGTATGATGGTGATGAAGGCAAGAGACAAACTGCACTACGTCTAGCCATGGAGTTGGGAGCTGATTATATTGATGTTGAGCTTAAG GTAGCTCATGATTTCTACAATACCATTCAAGGGAAGAAACCTGAAAAGGTCAAAATAATTGTCTCTTCACACAACTATCAGAATACTCCATCTCTTGAGGAAATTGGCAATCTTGTGGTAAGAATACAGGCTACTGGAGCTGATATAGTGAAGGTTGCAACAACTGCTGTAGATATCACAGACTCTGCACGTGTATTTCAAATTCTTGTGCATTCTCAA GTCCCTATGATAGGAATTGTGATGGGTGATAGGGGCTTCATTTCAAGGATTCTTAGTGCAAAATTTGGTGGGTTTCTCACTTTTGGTTCGATTGAGGCTGGGGTGGTATCAGCTCCTGGGCAACCAAGTATAAAAGATTTATTGGAATTATACAATTTCAGACAGTTGGGGCCTGATACCAAAGTACATGGTGTCATTGGGAATCCTATTGGACACAGCAAAAGTCCTCATCTGTACAATCCAGCATTCAAGTCGGTCAATTTTAATGGAATCTATCTGCCTCTGTTGGTTGATAATGTCGCAAATTTTCTCAAGACATACTCATCTCATGATTTTGTTGGATACAG TTATACGATTCCTCACAAGGAAGCTGGGTTTAACTGCTGTGATGAGATTGATCCAATTGCCAAG GAAATAGGAGCTATTAGCTGCATGATCAAGAGACCTGATGGGAGGTTAATGGGCTACAATGTGGACTACCTTGGAGCCATTGCAGCTATCGAGGAAGGACTTAGAG CATCAAATGGTGCAAGCCGCGTATCTGGTTCTCCCTTGGCTGGTAAACTGTTTGTCGTCATGGGTGCTGGTGGTGCTGGAAAAGCACTTGCTTTTggtggaaaagaaaagggagcaAGAGTTGTAGTTGCCAATCGCTCATATG ACAAAGCCCAAAAACTTGCCAGTAAAGTTGGAGGACAAGCTATAACTCTTGCCGAATTAGAAAATTTCCATCCAGAAGATGGGATGATTCTTGCAAACACTACATCTGTTGGAATGAAACCAAAAATTGAAGACACACCCCTTGCCAAG CAAGCTCTGAAACACTATTCTTTGGTTTTTGATGCCATTTACACACCAAAATTGACCAGACTCTTAAGAGAAGCACAAGAGTCTGGAGCCACTATTGTTTATGGGACAGAAATGTTCATTAACCAAGCATTTGTACAGTTTGAAAAGTTCAGTGGTTTGCCAG CACCGAAGCAACTGATTAGGGACACTTTGGCAAGAAACACATAA
- the LOC132171264 gene encoding bifunctional 3-dehydroquinate dehydratase/shikimate dehydrogenase, chloroplastic-like — MTLGSVPLATPDLQIVGGARRSSTLICAPVMAETVDQMLIQARKAKELGADLVEIRLDFLKNFSPRQDLEILIKQSALPTLITYRPKWEGGQYDGDEGKRQTALRLAMELGADYIDVELKVAHDFYNTIQGKKPEKVKIIVSSHNYQNTPSLEEIGNLVVRIQATGADIVKVATTAVDITDSARVFQILVHSQVPMIGIVMGDRGFISRILSAKFGGFLTFGSIEAGVVSAPGQPSIKDLLELYNFRQLGPDTKVHGVIGNPIGHSKSPHLYNPAFKSVNFNGIYLPLLVDNVANFLKTYSSHDFVGYSYTIPHKEAGFNCCDEIDPIAKEIGAISCMIKRPDGRLMGYNVDYLGAIAAIEEGLRASNGASRVSGSPLAGKLFVVMGAGGAGKALAFGGKEKGARVVVANRSYDKAQKLASKVGGQAITLAELENFHPEDGMILANTTSVGMKPKIEDTPLAKQALKHYSLVFDAIYTPKLTRLLREAQESGATIVYGTEMFINQAFVQFEKFSGLPAPKQLIRDTLARNT; from the exons ATGACTCTCGGCAGCGTTCCG TTGGCTACTCCGGATCTTCAAATTGTGGGTGGAGCTCGAAGGAGTTCGACGCTGATATGCGCGCCAGTAATGGCGGAAACAGTTGATCAGATGCTGATTCAGGCAAGAAAGGCCAAGGAACTTGGGGCTGACCTTGTTGAGATTCGATTGGACTTCTTGAAGAACTTCAGTCCAAGACAGGATCTCGAAATCTTGATTAAACAGTCTGCTTTGCCCACTCTTATCACTTACAG ACCAAAATGGGAAGGTGGTCAGTATGATGGTGATGAAGGCAAGAGACAAACTGCACTACGTCTAGCCATGGAGTTGGGAGCTGATTATATTGATGTTGAGCTTAAG GTAGCTCATGATTTCTACAATACTATTCAAGGGAAGAAACCTGAAAAGGTCAAAATAATTGTCTCTTCACACAACTATCAGAATACTCCATCTCTTGAGGAAATTGGCAATCTTGTGGTAAGAATACAGGCTACTGGAGCTGATATAGTGAAGGTTGCAACAACTGCTGTAGATATCACAGACTCTGCACGTGTATTTCAAATTCTTGTGCATTCTCAA GTCCCTATGATAGGAATTGTGATGGGTGATAGGGGCTTCATTTCAAGGATTCTTAGTGCAAAATTTGGTGGGTTTCTCACTTTTGGTTCGATTGAGGCTGGGGTGGTATCAGCTCCTGGGCAACCAAGTATAAAAGATTTATTGGAATTATACAATTTCAGACAGTTGGGGCCTGATACCAAAGTACATGGTGTCATTGGGAATCCTATTGGACACAGCAAAAGTCCTCATCTGTACAATCCAGCATTCAAGTCGGTCAATTTTAATGGAATCTATCTGCCTCTGTTGGTTGATAATGTCGCAAATTTTCTCAAGACATACTCATCTCATGATTTTGTTGGATACAG TTATACGATTCCTCACAAGGAAGCTGGGTTTAACTGCTGTGATGAGATTGATCCAATTGCCAAG GAAATAGGAGCTATTAGCTGCATGATCAAGAGACCTGATGGGAGGTTAATGGGCTACAATGTGGACTATCTTGGAGCCATTGCAGCTATCGAGGAAGGACTTAGAG CATCAAATGGTGCAAGCCGCGTATCTGGTTCTCCCTTGGCTGGTAAACTGTTTGTCGTCATGGGTGCTGGTGGTGCTGGAAAAGCACTTGCTTTTggtggaaaagaaaagggagcaAGAGTTGTAGTTGCCAATCGCTCATATG ACAAAGCCCAAAAACTTGCCAGTAAAGTTGGAGGACAAGCTATAACTCTTGCCGAATTAGAAAATTTCCATCCAGAAGATGGGATGATTCTTGCAAACACTACATCTGTTGGAATGAAACCAAAAATTGAAGACACACCCCTTGCCAAG CAAGCTCTGAAACACTATTCTTTGGTTTTTGATGCCATTTACACACCAAAATTGACCAGACTCTTAAGAGAAGCACAAGAGTCTGGAGCCACTATTGTTTATGGGACAGAAATGTTCATTAACCAAGCATTTGTACAGTTTGAAAAGTTCAGTGGTTTGCCAG CACCGAAGCAACTGATTAGGGACACTTTGGCAAGAAACACATAA